Below is a genomic region from Myxococcus fulvus.
CACGGTGCCCGCCGACGGTGAGGTGCTGGCGCTGAAGGAGGACCGGCTGACGACGTACCTCTCGGTGCGCGAGTCGTCGCTGCCCGTCTTCAAGACCTACGAGGAGAAGTCCAAGGCCTTCGGGGACAAGCACGGCTCGGGTGACGACGCGAAGCCCTCCTTCGACTCCGCGATGGAGGCGATGAACCTGCTGGGCACGATGATGGCGGACGTGCGCGCCGCGTACATCGAGGGCCTGAAGAAGCACGGCATGTCGCCCAACGAGTTCCAGACCATCACCACCACCGTCTACGCGTCCATGGTGGCGGAGAGCTCGGCGGCGGTGCAGCAGATGAGCGCCAAGGCCGTGGAGGCCATGGAGAAGCAGGTCGTGGAGCTGGACAAGAAGCTGGAGGACGGCTCGCTGTCCGCCGACGCGCGCGCGCAGCTCGAGGAGGCGCGCACGGGCCTGGAGGAGCAGATTGAAGCGCTGTCGGACACCGCCAACGGCACCGGCGAGGCGCTCTCGGAGGCGTCCAAGAAGGCCGCCGCGGCGAACATGGCGCTCATCAAGAAGCACGAGGAGCGCGTGAAGGTCATGGCCAACGCGGCCTTCGACGGCTTCGTGCTCGGCGACGCCACGGACGACCTGTCCGGCGCGGGCGCGGGCGTCGAGGACTAACGCCTCACGGTCGCATCCGGCCCCGGCCCCTCCTCTCGGGAGGCGGCCGGGGCCTCGCGACGGCGGGCGATGAGGCTGGCCACGACGGCGGTGCCCACCAGCGCGACGATGATGAGCACCGACGGCAGCGGCGGCACGTGGAACCAGGGCGTCACCACCATCTTCAGCCCCGCGAACGCGAGCACGCCCGCCAGCCCGTAGTGCAGGTAGCGCAGCGTGCCCAGCGTGCCCGCCAGCACCAGGTACAGCGCCCTCAAGCCGAGAATCGCGAACGCGTTGGAGCTGTAGAGGATGAAGGTGTCCTTCGTCACGGAGAAGGCCGCCGGCACCGAGTCCACCGCGAAGAGGATGTCCGTCAGCTCCAGGCCCAACAGCGCCAACAGGAGCGGCGTGGCCACGCGGTGGCCGTCCTCGCGCCGGACGATGAACTTCTTGTCATGCAGGTGCTGCGTCACGGGCAGGTGACGCGACAGCCAGCTCACGGCCCGGTTGCCCTGCTGCTTCGCCGGGTCCTCGCGCAGCACGCGCCAGGCGGTGACCAGCAGGATGGCGCCGAAGACGTAGGACACCCAGGACCAGCGCTCCAGCGCGGCCGCCCCCACGAAGATGAAGAGCGCGCGGAAGACGAGCGCGCCGAAGATGCCCAGGAACAGCACCTGGTGCTGCGCGCGCACGGGGACCGACAGGCTCTGGAAGATGACGAGGAAGACGAAGGCGTTGTCCAGGCTGAGGCTCTTCTCGATGAGCCACGCCGCCAGGTATTCCTGCCCCGCGTCGGCGCCGAGCACCGCCCACACCAGCCCTCCGAAGGCCAGGCCCGCGGCCACCCACACGCCCGTCCACATCCAGGCCGCCCGGCGGGACTCGCCGTGGTGGCCTCGGTGTCCGAGCAGGTCCACCACGAGCAGCGTCAACACCGCCGCCCAGAAGACGCCCCAGAGCCATGTGGGAATCGGGTGCATGGTCGTCGCCTGAACCTATGCATCCTGTCCTGCGGGAGGCCCGGTGTCCCGCAGACAAGCGTTGACCAATGGGGCAGGGCAGACACCCCCGGGCTGTCCGCTGTGGCCTTACCAACCCATACAGACAGACAAGGGCCTTTCCGCTCTCTTTGCGAGCATCCCTTCACGGGATGTGTCAGTTTCCGCGCGGGGCAGCCCATGAGGGGATGCCCTGATGACAAGCGTCGCGCGGGGGAGGGGCGCGGCGCGGCCAGGGACCAGGAGGAGTCGTAGCGATGAACAAGGTCATCTTCGCCTGTGTGCGGAACGCGGGTCGCTCGCAGATGGCGGCGGCGTTCTTCAACGTGCTCGCGGACCCGGACAAGGCACGGGCCATCTCCGCGGGGACGCAGCCCGGCGAGCGGTTGCACCCGGAGGTGCTCGAGGCCATGGCCGACGCGGGCCTGGACCTGAAAGACGCCCGGCCGCAGCAGCTCACGAACGAGCTGGCGAAGGACGCGCATTGGCTCATCACGCTGGGCTGTGGCGAGGCCTGCCCCAACGTGCCGGGGCTCAAGCGCGAGGACTGGCCTCTGGAAGACCCCCACGGCAAGCCGTCGGTGCTGGTGCACCGCATCCGCGACGAGGTGGCCGCCCGCGTGATGGGGCTGCTGGAGCGCGAGGGGTGGGTGAAGGCCGGTCAGCCGGGGACGTAGGCCGGCCAGGTGGCGCGGGCGACCGCTCGCCCGCTCCGAGGCCCCCTGTGCGTGGGCAAGGCGCATCCTGCGGACGTCTTCAGCCGACGTCCGTCCGGGGTGTGCCGTCATGTCATCGTCCTTGCCTGCTGTTCCCACGAACGCGCAGAGCGCCGCTCCGGTGGCGCCCGTCGTCCAGCCCCGGGTGAAGCCCTTCGCGCCCCGGCGCACGCTGGGCGTGGCGCTGGGGGTGGGCGTGCTCGCGGAGGTGCTCCTGGGGCGGGAGCACTGGGGGGTGTCGTTCCCGTTGATGGTGATGGCGCTGGTGGTCGCGCTCGTCGGAGTGGGGGGCCGCGAGGGCTGGCAGCGCGCCGCGCCGAACACGTGGCTCCTGACGCCGCTGCTGGTGGTCGCGGGCTTCATGGGGGTGCGCGACAGCCCGTGGCTCCAGCTGTTGAACGTGGTGACGGTGGGGGCGCTGTTGGCGCTGTTGGCGCACTTCTGGGCCGCGGGCCGCGTGGAGTGGCTGGCGTTGGGGGACTACCCCGGCGTGGTGGTGTCCACGGTGTTCCGGAGCCTGGTGCAGCCGCCCGCGATGGTGCGCGAGGCGGTGGACCTGCGCGGGGCGATGTCGAGGATGCCCCGGCTCTTCCCGCTGCTGCGCGGGTTGGTGCTGACGCTGCCGGTGGTGGGGTTGTTCCTGGTGCTGCTCTGGTCGGCGGACGCGGCGTTCGCCTCCGCGCTGGAGCGGGTGCTGGCGCTGGAGGTGGGGACGGTGTTGGAGGAGGGGGTGGGGCGGGTGTTGGGCGTGCTGTTCTCGGCGAGCGCCACGGCGGCGCTGGTGGGGCACGCGCTGCGGCGCCGGACGCGGCGGGAGTCGGGCGAAGAGGAGGTGGGCGAGGGCCGGGCGTGGCTGGGGCTGACGGAGGCGCTGACGCTGCTGGTCGCGGTGGATGTGTTGTTCCTGGTGTTCGTGCGCTTCCAGGTGGCGTACCTCTTCGTGGGGGACGCGGTGGCGCCGGCGCCGGGGTACTCGTATGCGGAGTACGCGCGCCGGGGGTTCTTCGAGCTGCTGCTCGTGTCGATGCTGACCTTGTGCCTCATCATGGCGCTGGCACGGTGGACGGTGCGGGAGACGGCGAAGGCGAAGGTGGCCTTCCAGGTGGCGGCGAGCGTGATGACGGTGCTGACGGTGGCCATCCTCGCCTCGGCGATGAAGCGGTTGGGGATGTACGAGGATGCCTTCGGGTACACGCGGCTGCGGGTCTTCACGCACGTGTTCATGGTGTTCCTGGGCGGGGTGCTCGCGTGGCGCGGGGTGACGCTGTGGTGGAGGCCGGAGCGCTTCGCGGTGGGGGCCTTCGCCGCGGCGCTGGGGGCGGTGGTGACGGTGAATGTCATCAACCCGGACGCGCTCATCGTGCGGCACAACCTGGCGCGGGAGCTGGCGCAAGGGGCGGGCGAGGGCGCGCCGCGCCCGGAGGGCGTGGTGGACGTGGGGTACCTGTACGAGCTCTCGCTGGACGCGGTGCCGGAGCTGGCGCGGGGGCTGCCGTCGACGAGGCTGCTGAGCGACGAGTTCAGGGCCCGGGCGTGCGAGGACGTGTCCTGGCCGGAGTGGAGCCTTTCGCGGTGGCGTGCGTGTCGGGCGCTGAGCGCGTTGGCGCCGGCGCCTGTCAGCGCAGGTGGTAGTTGAAGGGCAGCTCCACGGTGACGCGGGGGCCGAGCGCGGACGGAGGAGGCGGGAAGGGGGCCGCCTCGCGCACGGCGGCCATCGCGGCGTCGCAGAGGACGTAGTGGGGGCAGCGGCCGACGATGGAGAGCGCGAGGAGCTGGCCTCGGGTGCCGACGGTGATGCGCAGCGCGAAGCGGCCCTCGATGCCGGCCATGGCGGCCTGGTGCGGGTAGCGCACGTTCTCGAAGCGGTCGCGGAACATCACCTCGAAGTATTCCTCCTCCCACGCGGTGCGCTGCTCGGCGGTGGGTGGGGGAGGGGTGATGGGCAACAGGCCCGCGCTGCTCGCGACGAGCACGCTGTTCACCATGCCGCCGATGATGCCTCCGGCGACGCCACCGGAGACGCCGCCGGGCGTGGCGGCGGCGACGGTGTCGAGCGCGGCGACCTGGGGCTGGGCCACGGGCGGGTCGATGACGGGCGGTGTCTCGGGCCGTGGGGGATGGCGCCGGGAGAGGGTGGGCTTGGGGAAGGGCCGGGAGCGCCGGGCTGTCGCGAGGCGCGGAGCGGCGGCGGGGGCCGGCGGGGGCGGAGGTGGCGCGGCGAGGAGGCGCAGGACGAGGGTGTCCTCGTCATTCGTGGTGGACGTGGAGGCACGGGTGGAGCCGTGCCAGATGCTGTCGAGGCCGACGAGGAGGAGGGCGTGGAGGGCCACCACGAGGGGGGCCACCCAGAAGGTGCGGGTGGTGTCGGCGGTGCTTCGTGAGCGAGCGTCAACGACGGAGGCGAAGAGCCTCGTGTCGGCGGCGCCGTCCTTCGGACTCTCGTCCGGCATGACCATTCCCCCTTCCCTCACGCGGTAGACCGGAGTCTAGCGAAGGGCCCCATCCATCCGACACGTGTTAGTGGCGAGCTCTTCGTTCGTGAAGGGAAGCTGCCCTCGGAGGCGAAGGGGCGATATCCTCCGCACGCGTTGGCTGCCCTCAGGGTCGGTGCCCGGCGCGCCGCTGCGGGCGAGCGTGGCCGACCACCACGAAGCGGTTGCTCAGCGAGCACCAGTCCACGAGTGTCGCGGACCGCATGCGGAGCTTCGACATCCCGGTGAAGTTCACCAAAAGAGTAAGCCGATGACGGATGGGCGTTCATGGCAGGGGAACTGGAAAGCACGCCTCTATGAACGGGTCCGCGAACGTGGGTTTGATTCGCTGACCGCATTCGCTGAGGCACGTCCTGCTGTCCCGTTGAACGCTCTTGCCGAGGAACTTGGCCGGGATGATGTCGCCGGAGTTCAGGTGATGAGAGGGCTGTTTGCCGAGGCGGAGCAGCGGAAGCAGGTCACGCGTTTTGTGCGGGACGTGCTTGTCGCGAACTATCAGAGACTCTTCCTCAGGGCTGGCCAGTCGTCATGGACGACGAGAGCCGCTTCCAAGTTGCCAAAGCGCTCGGCTGTTGGTCTGCCGATACTCCGAACTCGCACAAGGAGCGAGTTCGTCAAGCGAGAGCCATGCTTCGCGCCAATCCGCCGCCCGCCGGGTGGCGCCCGCTCGGACCTGATGACGAGCTTCTCCGGACACTCCTCCCCGACGACGAAGCCTGATCGACAGCCGCAATTCAGTGCGGACGGGAGCCTAGCCAGCAGCAGACGGGCGCCACGCTTCGACGAGTCCCTTCCCATCGTCGCCGTACCTCACGGTGTAGACCTCACGCCGGAGCGCACCCGACGCCTCGCGCGAGTGATGGACGATGAGCGGCGCCACGGGGAGCCCAGGAATCGCCTCGCGCAGCTTCTCGAGCACACCCTCGGGGCTCGACGCCTCGAGCACGAACGCAGTGGCATGGCCCGTGAGCGCGCAGTTGAGCAGCAACTCCAGGTCCTTCGTCGTCCGCGCTTCGTCCGCCAGCACCACATCCGGGTCCTGCCGCAGGAACGCGCGCAGCACCTGCGCGAGCGGCATCGACTCCCCCAGGCGCGCCGTACCCATCCGCGTATCCACCGACCTCGGCTGCTCCATCGCGGCGAGCACATTCGTGAAGTCCGGCAGCACCTCCATCACCGCGTGCAGTGACGTGCTGCGCCCCGTCCCCCTCTCCCCCGAGAACACCACCGGCGTCCCCTGGAACAGCGAGTCCAGACGCAGGAACCGCTCCGAGAGGTACACCGCCTCCTCGCGCCCCAGGCTCAGCGTGGAGAACGCCGGCTGGTCCGCGCGCAACCGCCGGCTTCGCGCATGGGCGACGATGCTCGGCGCCACCTCGCTGTCCGCGAACGTCACCCAGAACAAGACCTCCGGGTCCGTCTCCACCTCGAACGGATACGTCACCGTTCCCCGCGCGGGACGCGCCGTGTCCCGCCCCTGCTTCGACAGCTCGGCGATGGCCTGTTCCAGCGGCGCATGCAGCTCCCGCGCGAACGGCTGACGCACCGGCTTGCGCTCCTGCCCGAGCAACCCCTCATGTCCAGGCGCGTCCGCGACCGGGAGGACGAACGACGCGCCCGCCTCATCCGTCTCCGCGTCCGCCCACACCGAGAACACCAACGTCCCCGTGTGCGCCGCGAGCGAGAACAGCGCCGACGCGGCCTCGGCGGGGGACTCGGGCACAGGCGCGGACTCGGAGACGACGAGGCCCTCGGCGGCGAAGCCCGCGTACAGACCGGTGAGCAGCTCGACGAAGGTGGTGGCGGGGGGGCTCAAGGACGCTCCTGGATGGACGCCGATGATGGCACGGGTGGAGGTGACGAGGGGACGTCCCCGGGTTACGAAGGGGCATGAGCCAGGACTGGAACGCCACCAACGCACCCACGACGCAGTTCGACCCAGCGCCGCAGCACCAGCTGCTGCTCCGGATGACGGGCGACTGGGAAGGTCCCACGAGCACCTGGTTCGACCCCACCGCCACGCCCGAGGAGTCCCGCACGCACGCGCGCATCGAGCCGCTGCTCGGCGGCCGCTTCGTCCGCGTCGACTATCACTCCACCGCCATGGGCAAGCCGCACGCGGGCCAGCTCATCCTCGGCTTCGACAAGACCGAGGAGCACTTCACCGCGGCCTGGGTGGACAGCTTCCACATGAGCGCGAACATGATGCTCTCCACCGGCGCGCCCCGGGAGGACGGCCACGTGTCCGTGCTCGGCGGCTACACCGCGAGCATGTGCGACGAGCAGGGCGTCACCCAGAAGCAGAAGTGGGGCTGGCGCACCGTGATTCACCAGCCCGACGCGGACACCCTCGTCCTCCAGTCCTTCAACATCTGGCCCGAGGGCCGCGAGGACCGCGCGGTGGAGACCCGCCTGACGCGCCGCCGTCAGGCCTAGCCTCCCCAGTCCCCAAGAGCGTCGACGCCCGACACTCGAGGGAATGGACGTGCCCCCGTGAGCGCGAGGGCATGGGATAACGCAGGTGGACGGGTGCCCGTGATGGGAGGGACGCGTGGGCCGAAAGGCTCGCGGGTTCCGGGAGAGGACGTGCATGAAGCTGGATGACCTGGTGCTGGCGTTGACCGTGTCGCTGCTCCGCGTGGAGAAGGAGCAGTGGCTGGACGTCCTGACCCGCCTGGAGACGGAGCTGGGCTCGGGGTGGACGCTGCGGCTGTTGGAGGTCCCAGGCACGTACTCGGTGGGCGCCCGCACCAAGGAGGGACGCGAGCTGCCGCTGGAGGCGTGGCGCGAGGTGCTCGACGGCGAGGAGCTGGTGAGCGTGCGCGCCATGGACCTGGGCGGCATGGGGCCCGGGGAGATGCCGGACCACGTGGCCGCGGCCTTCGTCAACTCGGAGGCGCTGGTGCTCGACGTGCGCACGAAGCGCGGCAACAACCTGTACCAGCTGGAGGTCGTCTTCAGCAGCGCGTCGCTCATCACCCCACGCCAGTTCGTGGACTTCGCGCGCGCCCAGCCCCACCCCGAGAAGGTCCTGGAGGCGCTCTCACGCGTCATCACGGACTCCAATCTATTGAACCAGCGCCCCGCTGTCGCCGCATCCCAGGTGGCCGACTACCTGGCCTCGCGCGAGGGCTCGGCGCTGTTCGACCTGCTCGGGGGAGATTTGCTCAAGGAGCTGCAGTCCGCCGTGCTCCGGAGCGGCGCGCAGGTGTCGCTCCCCGATGCGTTCCAGCCGTTCTTCCGCACGCTGGACCCGGACGACTTCGAGCGCGGCCTGCTGCCCCCCGAGCGCCTGTCGGAGTTCGTGCCCTCCGACGAGCGCCTGTACCTGGCCAGCCCCGACGCCGCGAAGGACTTCGCGACGCTGACGGACGCGCAGCCCTTCGCGGAAGAAGTCTGGGCGCGCGCGGCGGAGAACCTCAACCGCTTCCTGCCGGAGGGCGAAGCCCCCCACACCGGCGAGTCCCTGCGCGCGCTCCTGCGCGACGGCCCCGAGGAGAAGACCCAGGGCATCCCCATGGGCAACCTCATGGAGGAGCTCCAGATGACGTGCAAGGCGCGCGGCGCGGAGCTCCTCATCCCGGACGGCTTGCGCGAGCGCGTCAAGTCCATGGGCCCCACGAAGGAGGAGCGCGCCCAGGACCCGGGGATGATTCCGGAGCGCGAGCGGCTGCGGCTGGCACCCAACGACGCGCGCTACCAGATGTATCTGTTCAACGCGCTGAAGGTGGCGCGCTCGCCGCTCCTGTCGCCGCGCGCGACGACGGACACCCGCGCGGAGCTGCTGTCGAGCCTGAAGGACACCGAGGAGTTCGCCGCGCGCAAGGGCTCCCCCTTCGCGGAGGCGTTCCGGCTGGCGCGCTTCGTCCTGGAGAACACCGGCTTCCAGCTGCGCGACGCCACCCCCGAGCGACTGGCCGCGGTGCACGAGGCGCTCCGGGCCGAGGGGCTGGGGGAGCGCGCGTGGGACGTGTTCGAGCGCCGCTTCTCCCTGGTGACGCTGTTCCAGGTGTTCCCCTCGTCGGAGGAGCGCCTGCGGGGGCTCTTCGCGTGCTCGCTGGCGGATGTGTTCGGCGGCATGGGCTCGTGGAACGACGAGTTCTTCGAGTCCGACGAGGACCAGGCCTGGTACGAGCGCGTCACGCAGCGGCTGTTCCGCGCGCTGCGCGAGTTCTTCGTGACGATGGTGAACGCGCGCTGAGGCGCTCAGTCGTCGCGGTGCACCGTCTTGGGGGAGAACGCGGGCAGGCAGATGGCGACGTACTCGGCGCCCTCGGCCTCCGGGGTGCTGTAGCGCACCCACTCGCCGGGCTCGCAGATGACGGCCTGTCCGCCGCGCACGTCGAGCACGCCGCCCTTGTGCTCCACGCGCAGCACGCCCGCGAGCACCAGGGTGATTTCCTTGAACTCGGGCCGCTGCCCCGGCTCCTCCCACCCCCCGGGGCTGTTCATGTGGGCCACGCTGACGTCGCCCGTGCGCGTGGTGGCCTTGCCCACGAACTCGTGGATGAGCTTCGGCTTGTTGCCCACGGCTGTCACGCGCAACGGGGCGGGTATCAGGGTCGGCATCGAGCGCTCCGGGTTCGGGTTCTCGGCGAAGGCCGCAGGCTACCGCACGCGGCCCGTCTCACCCACCTCTTCGCTCCTGCCCAACAGCCCCCACACGTCGAGCCCGATTTGAGCGGGGGGCCGGTAGTCCGCGAGCCGGGGCATGGGGCTGGGCTGTCCGGCCTCGCCCATCATGTCCGCGAACTCCAGCCAGCGGCCGTCCGGCGCGGTGACGCGGATGATGTAGTCCCACTCGAAGGCGTCGCTGAAGATGACGAAGCACCACCCGTTCGAGCACACGAAGGGCACGCCCCCGCTGGGCGCCTCCTCCGCGCGCCGGCGCTGCGCGTCCGGGATGGTGACCTCCTCCTTCTCCAGCGCGTACAGCACCGCGAGCACCTCGTCCTCGGTGAGCTTGTGCTCGCTCGGGTGCTCCTGGAACTCCAGCCGGTTGCCGAACGGGTCCTCGCCGTGGAAGCGCCGCACGTCCGGCACCTCGTGGCTCCACTTCACCGGCGCCTTCGCCTGGGACACGCGCTCGGCCAGCAGGTCCAGCGTGAGCACGCGGAAGGCCGGGTGCGCCTTCTTCGCGGGGACGAAGGGCTCCTCCACGCCCAGGTGCAACCCGCGCCCGTCCGGGAGCTCGAACCAGAGGCCGCCGCGTTTCGCGAGTTCTGGCGGTTTGGGAATCTCTCTCAGTCCCAACAGCTCGCCGTAGAAGGCGCGGGCGCGGGGCTCGCCGCCCGGGGGCATGGCGAGCTGGATGTGATCAATCCCTTGAATCATCGTGCTGGCTCCCCCTGTCGAGGGGCGTGAGTCTGCCTGGACTCCGGGTGCGGCAGAAGGCCCTCGTTGGCGCCGGCTCGCGTGGTTGCCTGCCCGCGCCCATGACGCGCGTCGACGGAAATCCGCGAGGTTCCGCCCCTATTGACGATTGGCAGGCGACTTGAAATGGAAGGCGGAGGGGGCGCAGTCTGCCCGTCACCGACACCTCTGTCGGGCCCATTTCCTATCAAGGACGCGTGATGCTTCCCGTCATCCTCGCCCTGCTCTTGTCGCAGACGCCGCCCGCCGCCAACCCGCGCCAGCAAGGTGTGCCCATCGGCAAGGGCAAGACGCTGCCCACGGTGCGCCTGAGCGCGCCCTCCGGCGGCTGGACGGTGGACCGGATGATGCTCATCGAAGGCACGGTGAGCGACGCCACCATCGACCCCATCGTCGTGTCCATCAACGGCGACCGCTACCTGATGCGCACGTTCAACGGGCGCTTCAGCCGCAGCTTCCCCGCGGCGAGCGGGAAGAACGTCGTCACGGTGATGGCCACGAACCAGGCGGGCACCGCGCGCGCGCAGGCGACCAGCTACGCGCAGGTTCCTCCCGTGCCCTTCAAGGTCATCCTCACGAGTGACACGGATGGCGTGTACACGGACCTGCACGTCTACGAGCCCACGGACTCGAGCGTGAAGGATGGGAATCTCACCATCTCGTCCATGGCGCACGTGTACTGGGCGGACACGGCGAGCCCGTCGGGCGGCACGTTCTATCTGAACTCGCAGGGCGGTGACTTCGACCAGCCCGCGTACGGCCCCTACCTCTACATCCACCGCGCGCCGCCCAAGGGCGTGTACCTGGTGGCGACGAACTACTGGCCCAGCGGCGACAAGGCGCACACGGTGGCCACGCTGAACCTGTCGCTGTTCGAGGGCACGCCGCAGGAGGTGCGCCGCATGGTGCGCATCCCGCTGGCGACGCCGGGCACCACGCGCGTGCTCGCGTGGGTGAACGTGCTCGGGGACGGACAGGCGGAGGTCTACGTGCCGTCGGCGGACCCCAAGCCCACGCGCGCCGGCTGGCCGACGAACCTGGCCGAGGCCCTCAAGGAGCTCCAGTCGAACGGCGGCGGCGGCGAGGGCGACTACTGACGCGCGCCCGTGTGACGCGCACCGGTCCCTGGCCATGTTCGCCCTGCCTCTCATCCTGCTCTTGAGCGCCTCCGCGCCCGCGGCCGCCTCGGGGACCGAGGCCGTGCTGGCGCCCGAGTCGCGAGACGTGCTCCTGCGCCGACAGGTGGCGCAGGTGGCGCTCGCGCAGGTGCGCAAGCAGGACCCGGCGTGGCATCCGGACCAGCGTGACTGCGCGGGCCTCATCCGCTTCGCCGTGCGCACCGCGTACAAGCGCATCGCCCCCGCGCGGCTGGAGACGCCGCTGTGGACCGACGCGCGCGGCACGCCCACCGACTTCGCCGACGCGGAGACGCTGGTGCGCCGCAACCTGGTGCTGCTGGGCCGCGACGACGCCACGCGCGAGTCGCTGCGCACCG
It encodes:
- a CDS encoding TerC/Alx family metal homeostasis membrane protein — encoded protein: MHPIPTWLWGVFWAAVLTLLVVDLLGHRGHHGESRRAAWMWTGVWVAAGLAFGGLVWAVLGADAGQEYLAAWLIEKSLSLDNAFVFLVIFQSLSVPVRAQHQVLFLGIFGALVFRALFIFVGAAALERWSWVSYVFGAILLVTAWRVLREDPAKQQGNRAVSWLSRHLPVTQHLHDKKFIVRREDGHRVATPLLLALLGLELTDILFAVDSVPAAFSVTKDTFILYSSNAFAILGLRALYLVLAGTLGTLRYLHYGLAGVLAFAGLKMVVTPWFHVPPLPSVLIIVALVGTAVVASLIARRREAPAASREEGPGPDATVRR
- a CDS encoding low molecular weight phosphatase family protein — its product is MNKVIFACVRNAGRSQMAAAFFNVLADPDKARAISAGTQPGERLHPEVLEAMADAGLDLKDARPQQLTNELAKDAHWLITLGCGEACPNVPGLKREDWPLEDPHGKPSVLVHRIRDEVAARVMGLLEREGWVKAGQPGT
- a CDS encoding DUF4153 domain-containing protein, translated to MSSSLPAVPTNAQSAAPVAPVVQPRVKPFAPRRTLGVALGVGVLAEVLLGREHWGVSFPLMVMALVVALVGVGGREGWQRAAPNTWLLTPLLVVAGFMGVRDSPWLQLLNVVTVGALLALLAHFWAAGRVEWLALGDYPGVVVSTVFRSLVQPPAMVREAVDLRGAMSRMPRLFPLLRGLVLTLPVVGLFLVLLWSADAAFASALERVLALEVGTVLEEGVGRVLGVLFSASATAALVGHALRRRTRRESGEEEVGEGRAWLGLTEALTLLVAVDVLFLVFVRFQVAYLFVGDAVAPAPGYSYAEYARRGFFELLLVSMLTLCLIMALARWTVRETAKAKVAFQVAASVMTVLTVAILASAMKRLGMYEDAFGYTRLRVFTHVFMVFLGGVLAWRGVTLWWRPERFAVGAFAAALGAVVTVNVINPDALIVRHNLARELAQGAGEGAPRPEGVVDVGYLYELSLDAVPELARGLPSTRLLSDEFRARACEDVSWPEWSLSRWRACRALSALAPAPVSAGGS
- a CDS encoding TonB family protein — protein: MPDESPKDGAADTRLFASVVDARSRSTADTTRTFWVAPLVVALHALLLVGLDSIWHGSTRASTSTTNDEDTLVLRLLAAPPPPPPAPAAAPRLATARRSRPFPKPTLSRRHPPRPETPPVIDPPVAQPQVAALDTVAAATPGGVSGGVAGGIIGGMVNSVLVASSAGLLPITPPPPTAEQRTAWEEEYFEVMFRDRFENVRYPHQAAMAGIEGRFALRITVGTRGQLLALSIVGRCPHYVLCDAAMAAVREAAPFPPPPSALGPRVTVELPFNYHLR
- a CDS encoding ATPase, T2SS/T4P/T4SS family, translated to MSPPATTFVELLTGLYAGFAAEGLVVSESAPVPESPAEAASALFSLAAHTGTLVFSVWADAETDEAGASFVLPVADAPGHEGLLGQERKPVRQPFARELHAPLEQAIAELSKQGRDTARPARGTVTYPFEVETDPEVLFWVTFADSEVAPSIVAHARSRRLRADQPAFSTLSLGREEAVYLSERFLRLDSLFQGTPVVFSGERGTGRSTSLHAVMEVLPDFTNVLAAMEQPRSVDTRMGTARLGESMPLAQVLRAFLRQDPDVVLADEARTTKDLELLLNCALTGHATAFVLEASSPEGVLEKLREAIPGLPVAPLIVHHSREASGALRREVYTVRYGDDGKGLVEAWRPSAAG
- a CDS encoding DUF1579 domain-containing protein is translated as MSQDWNATNAPTTQFDPAPQHQLLLRMTGDWEGPTSTWFDPTATPEESRTHARIEPLLGGRFVRVDYHSTAMGKPHAGQLILGFDKTEEHFTAAWVDSFHMSANMMLSTGAPREDGHVSVLGGYTASMCDEQGVTQKQKWGWRTVIHQPDADTLVLQSFNIWPEGREDRAVETRLTRRRQA
- a CDS encoding cupin domain-containing protein; protein product: MPTLIPAPLRVTAVGNKPKLIHEFVGKATTRTGDVSVAHMNSPGGWEEPGQRPEFKEITLVLAGVLRVEHKGGVLDVRGGQAVICEPGEWVRYSTPEAEGAEYVAICLPAFSPKTVHRDD
- a CDS encoding DUF2135 domain-containing protein codes for the protein MLPVILALLLSQTPPAANPRQQGVPIGKGKTLPTVRLSAPSGGWTVDRMMLIEGTVSDATIDPIVVSINGDRYLMRTFNGRFSRSFPAASGKNVVTVMATNQAGTARAQATSYAQVPPVPFKVILTSDTDGVYTDLHVYEPTDSSVKDGNLTISSMAHVYWADTASPSGGTFYLNSQGGDFDQPAYGPYLYIHRAPPKGVYLVATNYWPSGDKAHTVATLNLSLFEGTPQEVRRMVRIPLATPGTTRVLAWVNVLGDGQAEVYVPSADPKPTRAGWPTNLAEALKELQSNGGGGEGDY
- a CDS encoding DUF1175 family protein yields the protein MFALPLILLLSASAPAAASGTEAVLAPESRDVLLRRQVAQVALAQVRKQDPAWHPDQRDCAGLIRFAVRTAYKRIAPARLETPLWTDARGTPTDFADAETLVRRNLVLLGRDDATRESLRTGDVLAFLHEHDAGPVFHLMLVVRPEDRAHAPARVVYHPGEKGAQVRTGLLHQLADEAPREWRPVPSNNAFLGYFRLKEWMP